The following coding sequences lie in one Cupriavidus sp. WKF15 genomic window:
- the tolA gene encoding cell envelope integrity protein TolA: MPVRMPRPMTTAAAFPYQPVKERGTLRSFLLALFMHLLLGIVLYYGVHWQSSTPVGSEAELWDEIPATTAPPPAPPAPPEPVVQPRPAPPAPEVKSKVEEEADIALERQKRRAAEQAAREEAAHKEAARKEAERKEAERKESERQEAERKQAERLEAQRKEDAKKKAAQQEQLHREQAERERERKEADARARAKAEADAKAKSRAEAEAKAEAKAKADAQAKAKAEADAKAKADAQAKAKADADAKAKREAAANAQRKGELARLQALAGGAGAGGQGGGGVGSTAGAGAGGGGKASPGYADRVRRKVKPNIVFTEDVPGNPTAVVSVQLAPDGSLMSARLSKSSGNSAWDNAVLRAVERSDPLPRDENGKAPAGFTITFRPKD; encoded by the coding sequence ATGCCTGTCCGAATGCCGCGCCCGATGACGACCGCTGCCGCCTTTCCTTACCAGCCGGTGAAGGAGCGGGGAACCCTGCGTTCCTTCCTGCTCGCGCTCTTCATGCACCTGCTGCTCGGCATCGTGCTGTACTACGGCGTGCATTGGCAGAGCAGCACGCCGGTCGGTTCCGAAGCGGAGCTGTGGGATGAGATTCCCGCCACCACCGCACCGCCTCCCGCACCGCCGGCGCCACCCGAGCCGGTGGTGCAGCCGCGTCCCGCGCCGCCGGCGCCCGAGGTGAAGAGCAAGGTCGAGGAAGAGGCCGATATCGCGCTGGAGCGCCAGAAGCGCCGCGCTGCCGAGCAGGCCGCGCGCGAAGAGGCTGCGCACAAGGAAGCCGCACGTAAGGAAGCGGAACGCAAAGAGGCGGAGCGCAAGGAAAGCGAGCGCCAGGAGGCCGAGCGCAAGCAAGCCGAGCGCCTGGAGGCGCAACGCAAGGAAGACGCGAAGAAAAAGGCCGCCCAGCAGGAGCAGTTGCATCGCGAGCAAGCCGAGCGCGAGCGCGAGCGCAAGGAAGCCGATGCCAGGGCCAGGGCGAAAGCGGAAGCCGATGCCAAGGCGAAATCCCGGGCAGAAGCGGAAGCCAAGGCAGAGGCAAAGGCCAAGGCCGACGCGCAGGCAAAGGCGAAGGCAGAGGCCGACGCCAAGGCCAAGGCGGACGCGCAAGCCAAGGCCAAGGCGGATGCCGACGCCAAGGCCAAGCGCGAAGCTGCGGCCAATGCCCAGCGCAAGGGCGAGCTGGCGCGACTGCAGGCTCTGGCCGGCGGCGCCGGCGCGGGTGGCCAGGGCGGTGGCGGTGTGGGCAGTACGGCCGGTGCGGGTGCTGGCGGTGGTGGCAAGGCTTCGCCAGGGTATGCCGATCGCGTGCGTCGCAAGGTCAAGCCCAACATCGTGTTCACCGAGGATGTGCCGGGCAACCCGACTGCCGTGGTGTCCGTGCAGCTGGCGCCGGACGGGTCGCTGATGTCGGCGCGGCTGAGCAAGTCCAGTGGCAATTCGGCTTGGGATAACGCCGTGCTGCGCGCCGTCGAGCGCTCGGACCCGCTGCCGCGCGACGAGAATGGCAAGGCGCCTGCCGGCTTCACCATCACTTTCCGTCCCAAGGATTAG
- the tolR gene encoding protein TolR — translation MAAIQRRGGSRRRASAEINVVPYIDVMLVLLVIFMVAAPIVSPAVVDLPTVANATPQQKAPPIVVTVHEDGALTARGKDNAGNSFERQLDKNGLLEFVHQRQNENPDQPVVIAADRSVKYESVLDVMSVLKADGIKRVGLMVKSK, via the coding sequence ATGGCAGCTATTCAGCGCCGCGGCGGATCGCGCCGCCGGGCCAGTGCCGAGATCAACGTCGTGCCTTATATCGACGTGATGCTCGTGCTGCTGGTCATCTTCATGGTGGCGGCACCGATCGTCAGCCCCGCCGTCGTCGACCTGCCGACCGTGGCCAACGCCACGCCGCAGCAGAAGGCGCCGCCGATCGTCGTGACCGTGCACGAGGACGGTGCGCTGACCGCGCGCGGCAAGGACAACGCCGGCAATTCCTTCGAGCGCCAGCTCGACAAGAACGGCCTGCTCGAATTCGTGCACCAGCGCCAGAACGAGAACCCGGACCAGCCGGTGGTGATTGCCGCCGACCGGTCGGTCAAATACGAGTCCGTGCTCGACGTCATGTCGGTGCTCAAGGCCGACGGCATCAAGCGCGTCGGCCTGATGGTGAAGTCCAAGTAG
- the tolQ gene encoding protein TolQ, with protein sequence MNPVTVTQDLSIISLVMHASLLAQAVMALLLVMSLFSWTYIFRKHLALRSARTQTEGFERDFWAGGDLQALYNSAVNNRHNTGALERIFESGMGEFLKARERGNEASALLDAARRAMRAAYQREMDVLESHLPFLASVGSVSPYIGLFGTVWGIMNAFRGLSNVQQATLASVAPGIAEALVATAIGLFAAIPAVIAYNRYATEIDRLAIRFESFMEEFLNILQRQTR encoded by the coding sequence ATGAATCCCGTGACCGTCACGCAAGACCTGTCGATCATTTCGCTGGTGATGCACGCCAGCCTGCTCGCACAGGCCGTCATGGCGCTGCTGCTCGTCATGTCGCTGTTCTCCTGGACCTATATCTTCCGCAAGCACCTGGCGCTGCGCTCGGCGCGCACGCAGACGGAAGGGTTCGAGCGCGACTTCTGGGCCGGCGGCGACCTGCAGGCGCTATATAACAGTGCGGTGAACAACCGGCACAATACCGGCGCGCTGGAGCGGATTTTCGAATCCGGCATGGGAGAATTCCTGAAGGCGCGCGAGCGTGGCAACGAAGCGAGCGCACTGCTCGACGCCGCCCGCCGCGCCATGCGCGCTGCCTACCAGCGCGAAATGGACGTGCTCGAATCGCACCTGCCGTTCCTGGCCTCGGTCGGCTCGGTCAGCCCGTATATCGGCCTGTTCGGCACCGTGTGGGGGATCATGAACGCCTTCCGCGGCCTGTCGAACGTGCAGCAGGCGACGCTGGCATCGGTGGCTCCCGGCATCGCCGAAGCGCTGGTGGCAACCGCAATCGGCCTGTTTGCGGCAATCCCGGCCGTGATCGCCTATAACCGCTACGCCACGGAAATCGATCGCCTGGCGATCCGGTTCGAGAGCTTCATGGAAGAATTCCTGAACATCCTGCAGCGGCAGACCCGCTGA
- the ybgC gene encoding tol-pal system-associated acyl-CoA thioesterase, with amino-acid sequence MTNFVWTLRVYWEDTDAGGVVFYANYLKFFERARTEWLRSLGVEQQALADKAGVVFIVRSTALDYNAPARLDDQLEIRTRIERVGPASVQFAQEAWRGETLLASGQIRVGCVDRSTFRPSPIPAPVLATIKTAR; translated from the coding sequence ATGACAAACTTTGTCTGGACCCTGCGGGTGTACTGGGAAGACACCGACGCGGGCGGCGTAGTGTTCTACGCCAACTATCTCAAATTCTTCGAGCGCGCCCGAACCGAGTGGCTGCGCTCGCTTGGCGTCGAGCAGCAGGCGCTGGCTGATAAGGCCGGCGTGGTGTTCATCGTCCGCAGCACAGCGCTCGACTACAATGCGCCTGCCCGACTCGACGACCAGCTTGAGATCCGCACACGCATTGAACGCGTAGGACCCGCATCGGTGCAGTTCGCGCAAGAGGCATGGCGCGGCGAAACCTTGCTCGCCAGCGGCCAGATCCGCGTTGGCTGTGTCGATCGAAGCACTTTCCGTCCATCTCCCATTCCCGCCCCTGTCCTGGCTACCATCAAGACCGCCCGATGA
- the glyA gene encoding serine hydroxymethyltransferase: MFERSRYTIDQIDPEVFAAIQKENQRQEDHIELIASENYTSPAVMAAQGSQLTNKYAEGYPGKRYYGGCEYVDMVEQLAIDRVKQLFGAEAANVQPNSGSQANQGVYFAVLKPGDTIMGMSLAEGGHLTHGMALNMSGKWFNVVSYGLNAQEDIDYDALEKLAHEKKPKLIIAGASAFALRIDFERISKVAKAIGAYFMVDMAHYAGLIAAGVYPNPVPHADFVTTTTHKSLRGPRGGVILMKAEHEKAINSSIFPGIQGGPLMHVIAGKAVAFKEALTPEFKTYQEQVVKNAAVLAETLIARGLRIVSGRTESHVMLVDLRAKNITGKEAERILGEAHLTVNKNAIPNDPEKPFVTSGIRVGSPAMTTRGFKEEEARIVANLIADVLDNPHDTGNIASVREQVSALTKRFPVYG, translated from the coding sequence ATGTTCGAACGCAGCCGCTATACGATCGACCAGATCGACCCCGAGGTCTTTGCCGCCATCCAGAAGGAGAACCAGCGCCAGGAAGATCACATCGAACTGATCGCCTCCGAGAACTACACCTCGCCGGCCGTGATGGCCGCGCAGGGCTCGCAGCTGACCAACAAGTACGCCGAGGGCTATCCTGGCAAGCGCTACTACGGTGGCTGCGAGTATGTCGACATGGTCGAGCAGCTCGCCATCGACCGCGTCAAGCAGCTGTTCGGCGCCGAAGCCGCCAACGTGCAGCCGAACTCGGGCTCGCAGGCCAACCAGGGCGTGTACTTCGCCGTGCTGAAGCCGGGCGACACCATCATGGGCATGAGCCTGGCCGAAGGCGGCCACCTGACTCACGGCATGGCCCTGAACATGTCGGGCAAGTGGTTCAACGTGGTCAGCTACGGCCTGAACGCGCAGGAAGACATCGACTACGACGCGCTGGAAAAGCTGGCCCACGAAAAGAAGCCGAAGCTGATCATCGCCGGCGCCTCGGCCTTCGCGCTGCGCATCGACTTCGAGCGCATCAGCAAGGTTGCCAAGGCGATCGGTGCCTACTTCATGGTCGACATGGCCCACTACGCCGGCCTGATCGCCGCGGGCGTCTACCCGAACCCGGTGCCGCACGCCGACTTCGTCACCACCACCACGCACAAGAGCCTGCGCGGCCCGCGTGGCGGCGTGATCCTGATGAAGGCCGAGCATGAGAAGGCCATCAACTCGTCGATCTTCCCGGGCATCCAGGGCGGTCCGCTGATGCACGTGATCGCCGGCAAGGCCGTGGCGTTCAAGGAAGCACTGACGCCGGAATTCAAGACTTACCAGGAACAGGTGGTCAAGAACGCCGCCGTGCTGGCCGAAACGCTGATCGCACGCGGCCTGCGTATCGTCTCGGGCCGCACCGAAAGCCACGTGATGCTGGTCGACCTGCGCGCCAAGAACATCACCGGCAAGGAAGCCGAGCGCATCCTGGGCGAAGCGCACCTGACGGTGAACAAGAACGCCATCCCGAACGATCCGGAAAAGCCGTTCGTGACCTCGGGCATCCGCGTCGGCTCGCCGGCCATGACCACGCGCGGCTTCAAGGAAGAAGAAGCGCGCATCGTCGCCAACCTGATCGCCGACGTGCTGGACAACCCGCACGACACTGGCAACATCGCCAGCGTGCGCGAGCAGGTGTCCGCACTGACCAAGCGTTTCCCGGTCTACGGCTGA
- the nrdR gene encoding transcriptional regulator NrdR has protein sequence MKCPFCGHSNTQVLDTRMSEDGDAVRRRRRCEACDRRFTTYERIELFFPAIVKKNGSRVDYSRAKLKDSMRLALRKRPVSAEAIDEAITRIEEKLLALGQKEIPSSQVGELVMRELRKLDKIAYIRFASVYRSFEDVAEFSDVLAEVTSGNHKR, from the coding sequence ATGAAATGCCCCTTTTGCGGACATTCCAATACCCAGGTGCTCGACACGCGCATGTCTGAAGACGGCGATGCCGTGCGCCGGCGCCGGCGCTGCGAAGCCTGCGACCGCCGCTTCACCACCTACGAACGGATCGAACTGTTCTTCCCGGCCATCGTCAAGAAGAACGGCTCGCGCGTGGACTACAGCCGCGCCAAGCTGAAGGACTCGATGCGCCTCGCGCTGCGCAAGCGCCCTGTTTCCGCCGAAGCCATCGACGAAGCCATCACCCGCATCGAAGAAAAGCTGCTGGCGCTTGGCCAGAAGGAAATTCCGAGCAGCCAGGTCGGTGAACTCGTCATGCGAGAGCTGCGCAAGCTCGACAAGATCGCCTATATCCGCTTTGCTTCGGTGTACCGCAGTTTCGAGGACGTTGCCGAGTTTTCCGATGTGCTGGCCGAGGTGACGTCAGGCAACCACAAGCGCTAG
- a CDS encoding PilW family protein, giving the protein MRSRLAHDSPRKLAASGFTLTEMMVGLALGMVVTAVAGTAFLLCRAAYLATAERSLLEERGQRTLSILSLLIRQGGWRPDPAASAPAQPAISGADNCGQPSMAAIPGCGKPGVAGSDALLIRFSGSGQARDAAMPDQTMIDCSGYAVAAQGPDTSAGANYVAANLVYVAIASDGEPQLLCRYPARRNGRIDGSGWTSGAIVRGVESMQIRYGLREHDQKPGIFLRADEVSALGEDAWHRVTAVQIALAFRLEGRSATPPGMQATATHAHIDNAIADALDTLPGYSRNTWRVFATTIRVRNMPQCLETLC; this is encoded by the coding sequence ATGAGATCGCGCCTTGCCCATGACTCTCCGCGCAAGCTGGCGGCGAGTGGCTTCACGCTGACGGAGATGATGGTCGGCCTGGCGCTGGGAATGGTGGTCACGGCGGTCGCCGGCACCGCGTTCCTGCTTTGCCGCGCAGCTTATCTCGCCACTGCGGAGCGGTCCCTGCTGGAGGAACGCGGGCAGCGCACGCTGAGTATCCTCTCCCTCCTGATCCGGCAGGGCGGCTGGCGTCCCGATCCCGCCGCCAGCGCGCCGGCGCAGCCCGCGATCAGCGGCGCGGACAATTGCGGCCAGCCATCCATGGCAGCCATTCCGGGCTGCGGCAAACCCGGTGTGGCGGGTAGCGACGCGCTGCTGATCCGCTTCAGCGGCAGCGGCCAGGCGCGCGATGCCGCCATGCCCGACCAGACCATGATCGACTGCAGTGGCTACGCCGTTGCCGCGCAGGGACCGGACACCTCCGCCGGCGCGAACTATGTCGCGGCAAATCTCGTCTACGTGGCCATCGCCAGCGATGGCGAGCCCCAATTGCTTTGCCGCTACCCGGCGCGCCGAAACGGGCGCATCGACGGCAGCGGCTGGACATCGGGCGCGATCGTGCGGGGCGTGGAGTCGATGCAGATTCGTTACGGCCTGCGCGAACACGACCAGAAACCCGGCATCTTCCTTCGTGCGGACGAGGTCAGCGCCCTGGGCGAAGACGCATGGCACCGCGTGACAGCGGTGCAGATAGCACTGGCCTTCCGGCTGGAAGGACGCAGCGCCACGCCACCGGGCATGCAGGCAACGGCCACCCATGCTCACATCGACAATGCCATCGCCGACGCCCTCGACACGCTCCCCGGATATAGCCGGAACACATGGCGGGTCTTCGCCACAACCATCCGCGTGCGAAATATGCCGCAATGTCTGGAGACATTGTGCTAG
- a CDS encoding PilC/PilY family type IV pilus protein, with translation MSPLTMIVVVLAWLLPLSSAAWAGTVADMPAGNLPLAYQSRNGAYPWTGRLYALGWSLQHQAPETVPHERLWEAGAALDAKPVAARRLYTSVAPTDPDSERLVPLQWPALDAAGPLKAPGAGNGVSEGDKLAWLRGERNNTALRPRETRMANARVARVLVVRPPQWQPGKAGHAAFRERHRTRPHMVWLGTTDALLHGFDAVNGEELVAYLPRTLLPQAIAMADPNGALAPAPCPRPEAADVVIRREWRTVLLCGMPGAAKGDSPPGVFALDITDPTELAPLRLLWEMTATASLPLSARGPVRAAAFAGNDGLRSFAVTTVDARSDSPASRPGLALIPLDQAAGESAQTWPLPERDCTGAPVTSAIAGVSVLSDMTGATLAIYATDDSGQLWHFPLADATRRLAPGTPSCRHRLPVVAGTEHAEPPLLTGSSASPLVIYGQGREIAAIPSRSGGSPTRITAQPADGGFLLRAPPGQHGTAAEAGWHLTLPNPGEQLDALSDAFPGYLHFTTRAADGLQRAYLVLAATGESAGRTQEGAPLQAFVTGQAVAAEGGFVLTSTPGSAPRQQAGASSTHAHTITLWAVDQASARPLSTTIATRRTGRISWREVVAPMQRDAP, from the coding sequence ATGAGCCCGCTGACCATGATCGTCGTTGTCCTGGCCTGGCTCTTGCCGCTGTCGTCGGCTGCATGGGCCGGCACGGTTGCGGACATGCCCGCCGGCAATCTCCCCCTCGCATACCAGTCCCGCAACGGCGCTTATCCCTGGACCGGCCGCCTGTACGCACTTGGGTGGAGTCTGCAGCATCAAGCTCCGGAGACCGTCCCTCACGAGAGGCTCTGGGAAGCCGGCGCAGCGCTCGATGCCAAGCCGGTGGCCGCACGGCGTCTTTACACTTCGGTCGCCCCCACAGACCCGGACTCTGAACGCCTGGTACCGCTGCAGTGGCCCGCACTCGATGCGGCAGGTCCGCTCAAGGCACCCGGTGCAGGCAACGGCGTATCCGAGGGAGACAAGCTCGCGTGGCTGCGCGGCGAGCGCAACAACACCGCCTTGCGTCCGCGCGAGACGCGCATGGCCAATGCCCGTGTAGCGCGCGTGCTGGTCGTTCGCCCGCCGCAATGGCAACCCGGCAAAGCCGGCCATGCTGCCTTCCGGGAGCGGCATCGCACGCGGCCGCACATGGTCTGGCTGGGCACCACGGACGCGTTGTTGCATGGATTCGATGCCGTCAACGGCGAGGAGCTTGTCGCCTACCTGCCGCGGACTTTGCTGCCGCAGGCAATCGCCATGGCCGACCCGAATGGCGCGCTAGCACCCGCCCCCTGTCCACGACCGGAGGCGGCGGACGTAGTGATCCGCCGTGAGTGGCGTACCGTGCTGCTGTGCGGCATGCCGGGTGCGGCCAAGGGTGACAGTCCGCCTGGAGTGTTCGCGCTGGATATCACTGACCCAACGGAGCTCGCGCCGCTCCGGCTCTTGTGGGAAATGACAGCAACGGCCTCGCTGCCGCTATCTGCCCGTGGTCCGGTTCGCGCCGCGGCCTTTGCCGGCAACGACGGTCTCCGGTCGTTCGCTGTCACCACTGTCGACGCGCGCTCCGACAGCCCGGCATCCCGTCCGGGCCTGGCCCTGATACCGCTGGATCAAGCCGCAGGAGAATCCGCACAGACCTGGCCGCTGCCCGAGCGCGATTGCACCGGCGCACCGGTGACATCGGCAATTGCCGGCGTCAGTGTCCTGAGCGACATGACCGGGGCGACGCTGGCCATCTATGCCACCGACGATAGTGGCCAGCTCTGGCACTTCCCCTTAGCCGACGCTACGCGACGCCTTGCCCCGGGCACCCCGAGTTGCCGGCACCGGCTGCCGGTAGTCGCCGGGACGGAGCATGCGGAGCCTCCATTGCTGACGGGCTCTTCTGCTTCGCCGCTCGTCATATATGGCCAAGGCCGCGAAATCGCTGCCATTCCCTCCCGCTCGGGCGGGTCCCCAACCCGCATCACGGCCCAGCCCGCCGACGGAGGATTCCTGCTGCGCGCCCCGCCCGGCCAGCACGGCACGGCCGCCGAAGCCGGCTGGCATCTGACTCTGCCGAATCCCGGGGAACAGCTCGACGCGCTGAGCGATGCGTTTCCCGGCTACCTCCATTTCACGACCCGTGCCGCCGACGGGCTTCAGCGGGCCTATCTTGTGCTGGCGGCTACCGGCGAATCCGCGGGCCGTACCCAGGAAGGCGCACCGCTGCAGGCGTTCGTGACCGGACAGGCGGTCGCGGCCGAAGGCGGCTTCGTCCTGACGAGTACCCCAGGATCTGCCCCGCGTCAGCAAGCAGGTGCCAGCAGCACGCACGCTCACACGATCACGCTGTGGGCCGTGGACCAGGCGTCCGCCCGGCCGCTGTCGACGACCATCGCAACGCGCCGCACTGGCCGCATCAGCTGGCGCGAAGTCGTGGCTCCCATGCAGCGGGACGCCCCATGA
- a CDS encoding prepilin-type N-terminal cleavage/methylation domain-containing protein, protein MRPAPPPDRKASAQQAFSLIELLIALAILAILAAVAVPAWSQYLERGWRTQARAELVAAMLELEQHALAAATFALQPGSDIAAGNWPRPVPPGPNPRHVLTAAACPHAGLDACVEIRATPVAPDHRCGVLILRSTGQQLNLPGGTAHATQSESDC, encoded by the coding sequence ATGAGGCCCGCACCTCCCCCCGATCGCAAAGCCTCGGCGCAACAGGCGTTCAGCCTCATCGAGCTGTTGATCGCGCTCGCCATCTTGGCGATCCTCGCCGCAGTCGCCGTGCCGGCATGGAGCCAGTATCTTGAGCGCGGCTGGCGGACGCAGGCGCGCGCGGAGCTGGTCGCGGCGATGCTGGAGCTTGAGCAGCACGCGCTGGCGGCCGCCACGTTTGCCCTGCAGCCGGGCAGTGACATCGCCGCCGGGAACTGGCCCCGGCCAGTTCCGCCCGGGCCAAATCCCCGCCACGTTCTTACGGCTGCCGCGTGCCCGCACGCCGGCCTGGATGCCTGCGTCGAGATCCGGGCGACACCGGTGGCGCCGGACCATCGCTGTGGCGTGCTCATCCTGCGCAGCACGGGCCAGCAACTGAACCTGCCGGGAGGCACCGCGCACGCCACTCAGTCGGAATCGGACTGTTGA
- a CDS encoding GspH/FimT family pseudopilin, protein MRKSAQNHPDGFTLAELLVCLAVLAVLGAVAYHLAGVLMARQQVTIAADRLAASLALARGTALARRVEVALQPLDGRLVLDHGWQLVATNGRRRLEQDATVLSVVQLDAPCLSVVLRQTARASNVLRFAAVGYSRSEQGGFQAATFTLSCRGEQRQVRLGAQGRIRLCTPGHDKDCEASGEPAPP, encoded by the coding sequence ATGCGCAAATCAGCACAGAATCATCCAGACGGCTTCACTCTGGCAGAACTGCTGGTTTGCCTGGCAGTACTCGCGGTACTGGGAGCGGTGGCCTATCACCTCGCCGGCGTCCTGATGGCCCGCCAGCAGGTAACGATCGCCGCCGACCGGCTCGCCGCATCGCTAGCGCTGGCGCGCGGCACGGCCCTGGCCCGGCGCGTCGAAGTCGCCTTACAGCCGCTCGACGGCCGCCTTGTGCTAGATCATGGCTGGCAACTGGTGGCCACAAACGGACGCCGGCGCCTGGAACAGGACGCCACCGTCCTGTCGGTCGTCCAGCTCGACGCACCGTGCCTGTCAGTCGTCCTGCGACAGACCGCGCGCGCCAGCAACGTCCTGCGATTCGCAGCTGTGGGATACTCTCGGTCTGAGCAAGGCGGATTTCAGGCCGCCACTTTCACGCTCAGCTGCCGCGGCGAGCAGCGCCAGGTTCGCTTGGGAGCGCAAGGACGGATCCGCCTTTGCACGCCCGGGCATGACAAGGACTGCGAGGCATCGGGCGAACCCGCCCCGCCCTGA
- the ribD gene encoding bifunctional diaminohydroxyphosphoribosylaminopyrimidine deaminase/5-amino-6-(5-phosphoribosylamino)uracil reductase RibD produces MFSDSDHAAMQQALALAARGMFTTTPNPRVGCVLSKNGQIIGQGFTQPAGQDHAEIQALKDAQARGIDPAGATAYVTLEPCSHFGRTPPCADALVRAGIARVVAAMEDPNPSVSGRGLQRLRDVGIDVRCGLLEKEARDLNIGFVSRMTRGLPWVRIKVAASMDGGTALHDGTSQWITGQAARDDGHAWRARACAILTGIGTVRDDNPQMTVRAIPTPRQPQRVLVDSRLEVPLDARILTPDSGDFAKPVLVFCAVDNRERRHALEARGAEVVVLPNPHGKVELRQMIEELGRRNINELHVEAGFKLNGSLIRERCADELLIYLAPKLLGDAQGMFNLPPLPRLQDAATFRWHDVRQIGEDLRLIARRNDA; encoded by the coding sequence ATGTTTTCCGATTCCGACCACGCCGCCATGCAGCAAGCGCTCGCGCTTGCCGCGCGCGGCATGTTCACCACCACTCCCAATCCACGCGTCGGCTGCGTGCTGAGCAAGAACGGCCAGATCATCGGACAAGGCTTCACCCAGCCGGCCGGGCAGGACCATGCCGAGATCCAGGCGCTGAAGGACGCGCAGGCACGCGGGATCGACCCGGCCGGCGCGACCGCCTACGTGACGCTGGAGCCGTGCAGCCATTTCGGCCGCACGCCCCCTTGCGCCGACGCACTGGTGCGCGCTGGCATCGCCCGCGTGGTCGCGGCCATGGAAGACCCCAATCCGTCCGTTTCGGGCCGCGGCCTGCAGCGGCTGCGCGACGTTGGCATCGACGTGCGCTGCGGGCTGCTGGAAAAGGAAGCGCGCGACCTGAATATCGGCTTCGTGTCGCGCATGACGCGCGGCTTGCCGTGGGTGCGGATCAAGGTAGCGGCATCGATGGACGGCGGCACGGCCCTGCACGACGGCACCAGCCAGTGGATCACCGGGCAGGCCGCACGGGATGACGGCCATGCCTGGCGCGCGCGCGCGTGCGCCATCCTGACCGGCATCGGCACGGTGCGCGACGACAATCCGCAAATGACCGTGCGCGCCATCCCGACGCCGCGCCAGCCGCAGCGCGTGCTGGTGGACTCGCGCCTGGAAGTGCCGCTTGACGCACGCATTCTGACGCCTGACAGCGGCGACTTTGCCAAGCCAGTGCTGGTGTTCTGCGCGGTGGACAACCGCGAACGACGTCACGCGCTGGAGGCCCGCGGTGCCGAGGTGGTCGTGCTGCCGAACCCGCACGGCAAGGTCGAACTGCGCCAGATGATCGAGGAACTGGGCCGGCGCAACATCAACGAACTGCATGTCGAGGCCGGCTTCAAGCTCAACGGCTCGCTGATCCGCGAGCGGTGCGCCGACGAACTGCTGATCTACCTGGCCCCCAAGCTGCTCGGCGACGCGCAGGGCATGTTCAACCTGCCGCCGCTGCCCCGGCTGCAGGACGCGGCAACGTTCCGCTGGCATGATGTGCGCCAGATCGGCGAGGACCTGCGCCTGATCGCGCGCCGCAACGACGCCTGA
- a CDS encoding riboflavin synthase, whose translation MFTGIVAAVGRIETVTALGAGDAGVRLHVAAGGLDLTDVVIGDSIAIQGACMTVIAMTADSFDVEVSRESLDKTVGLERAGRVNLEKALRLADRLGGHLVSGHVDGLGEVVHFAPVGESHELRVRAPRELGRYLAYKGSVVVNGVSLTVNRVSDEADGCEFSINLIPHTVEVTTLQELKPGSRVNLEIDLIARYVERMLSASTDVDKPLI comes from the coding sequence ATGTTTACTGGCATTGTGGCGGCCGTGGGCCGCATCGAGACCGTCACCGCGCTCGGCGCAGGCGACGCCGGCGTGCGCCTGCACGTGGCCGCCGGCGGGCTGGACCTTACCGACGTGGTCATCGGCGACAGCATCGCCATCCAGGGCGCGTGCATGACGGTGATCGCCATGACCGCCGACAGCTTCGACGTGGAAGTCTCCCGTGAATCGCTGGACAAGACCGTCGGGCTGGAACGCGCCGGCCGCGTCAACCTGGAAAAGGCCCTGCGGCTGGCCGACCGGCTCGGCGGGCATCTGGTCTCTGGCCACGTCGACGGTCTCGGCGAGGTCGTGCACTTTGCCCCGGTCGGCGAATCGCACGAACTGCGTGTGCGCGCCCCGCGCGAACTGGGCCGCTACCTGGCGTACAAGGGCTCGGTTGTCGTCAACGGCGTGTCGCTGACCGTCAACCGTGTCAGCGACGAGGCCGACGGCTGCGAGTTCTCGATCAACCTGATTCCGCACACGGTGGAAGTCACCACCTTGCAGGAACTCAAGCCGGGCAGCCGCGTGAACCTGGAGATCGACTTGATTGCCAGGTACGTGGAACGGATGCTATCGGCGTCTACCGACGTCGATAAGCCGTTGATTTAA